The Thermoclostridium stercorarium subsp. stercorarium DSM 8532 genome contains a region encoding:
- the carB gene encoding carbamoyl-phosphate synthase large subunit — protein sequence MPRDKSIKRVLVVGSGPIVIGQAAEFDYAGTQACRALKEEGIEIILVNSNPATIMTDPSMADKIYIEPLTLTTLKRIIEKERPDSILSGLGGQTALNLCMQLARDGFLEKHNVRLLGSSPECIRRSEDRQLFKETMLSIGEPCIPSEIANTCEDAVFYARRIGYPVIVRPAFTLGGTGGGIAGNDEELLEIVKNGLSLSPIHQVLIEKSVYGWKEIEFEVIRDRAGNAITVCSMENFDPVGIHTGDSIVIAPAVTLSDREYQMLRSAALKIVSALGVEGGCNCQFALNPNSFEYAVIEVNPRVSRSSALASKATGYPIAKVATKIAIGYRLDEIRNSITGTTYAAFEPALDYVTVKIPRWPFDKFVYAKRNLGTQMKATGEVMAIADCFEAALLKAVRGLELSSDTLNIPKISQMPTGTLLQGIREANDERLFMIYEAIRRKITVDEIFELSRIDRWFLYKIENLVQFENKIRNRKISFDEYVAAKKLGYTDAAIRKITGYEPDYHVSPVYKMVDTCAGEFEAQTPYFYSGYNLPETGGENEAETEVPDDRKTVVVLGSGPIRIGQGIEFDYAAVHCANALRKLGYRVVIINNNPETVSTDFDMSDRLYFEPLYPEDVLHVIEQENPVGVVVAFGGQTAIKLTKTLKNKGINIIGTCADSIDMAEDRQRFDALLEKLNLIRPRGFTVRTLEEAKTAAQTLGYPVLLRPSYVLGGQNMTIAFSDADVEEYMKIILEQGIENPVLIDKYISGREIEIDAIYDGTDVLIPGIMEHIERAGIHSGDSIAVYPATHIYDHIAEKLTDITKRLCEGLKAIGIVNIQFIVRDEEIYVIEVNPRASRTVPFLSKITGIPMVELALRVSLGEKLKDMPYGCGIYKTSPYTAVKVPVFSFEKLVDLDTQLGPEMKSTGEVMGIGRNLSEALYKGLVAAGYKMYKSDGILITVRNSDKNDITDVAKKFDALGFALYATAGTAEVLRKSGLNVTTVRKIHESEDNCSTLLDTGKIKYILSTSTKGRIPARDSVKLRRKAVSLGIPCLTSVDTAMALADSLLSRYSEINTELVDIRNMRTERLQIRFTKMQSAGNDYIYIDCFEQPVPSPESLSVYLSDRHYGVGGDGVVLIYRSDIADAKMRMFNMDGSEGGMSGNAIRCVGKYLYDIKGIRKKNLKIETISGVKTLFLITKDGKAARVSVDMGRPELKPERIPVKQSENMVIAYPLQVGDTEYEVTCLSMGNPHCVVFQKNVDILDLETIGPLFENHQFFPERVNTEFVQILDEKTIKIRVWERGNGETMACGTGACAAVVAATLNGFLQKGKDIRVIVKGGEVTVNYSEETVILTGDAEIVFHGTVLI from the coding sequence ATGCCAAGAGATAAAAGCATCAAACGGGTATTGGTGGTGGGCTCGGGCCCGATTGTCATAGGTCAGGCCGCTGAATTCGATTATGCCGGTACACAGGCCTGCCGCGCGCTCAAAGAAGAAGGAATTGAAATTATCCTTGTCAACTCAAACCCTGCTACAATTATGACCGATCCCTCAATGGCGGACAAAATTTATATAGAACCTCTCACACTGACCACGCTTAAAAGGATTATTGAAAAGGAACGGCCCGACAGCATCCTGTCCGGGCTGGGAGGTCAAACGGCCCTGAACCTTTGCATGCAGCTTGCGCGGGACGGTTTTCTGGAAAAACACAACGTCCGCCTGCTGGGTTCATCTCCCGAGTGCATCAGGCGTTCCGAAGACAGGCAGCTTTTCAAGGAAACAATGCTGTCCATCGGTGAGCCGTGTATTCCTTCCGAGATAGCCAATACATGCGAAGATGCAGTCTTTTACGCCCGAAGGATCGGATACCCCGTCATAGTACGCCCGGCTTTTACTCTCGGCGGCACGGGCGGAGGAATAGCCGGAAATGACGAGGAGTTATTGGAAATTGTAAAAAACGGCTTGTCCCTTTCTCCGATACATCAGGTGCTGATAGAAAAAAGCGTCTACGGATGGAAGGAAATCGAATTTGAAGTCATACGCGACCGGGCCGGTAACGCCATTACCGTCTGTTCCATGGAAAACTTCGATCCCGTTGGCATTCATACCGGGGACAGTATTGTCATAGCGCCTGCCGTGACTCTTTCAGATAGGGAATACCAAATGCTGCGCAGTGCGGCACTGAAAATTGTTTCGGCATTGGGCGTGGAAGGTGGCTGTAACTGCCAGTTCGCACTAAATCCCAATTCTTTTGAATATGCGGTAATAGAAGTCAATCCCCGTGTTTCACGATCATCGGCGCTGGCCTCCAAAGCGACCGGCTACCCAATAGCAAAGGTGGCTACAAAAATAGCCATAGGATACAGGCTGGATGAAATAAGAAATTCCATTACCGGCACCACTTATGCTGCTTTTGAACCCGCTCTTGACTATGTTACGGTAAAGATTCCAAGATGGCCTTTCGACAAATTTGTTTATGCAAAGCGCAATTTAGGAACGCAGATGAAGGCAACAGGCGAGGTTATGGCCATCGCCGACTGTTTTGAGGCCGCGCTCCTGAAAGCAGTCCGGGGTCTTGAACTGTCCTCCGACACATTAAATATTCCGAAAATATCCCAAATGCCAACCGGAACATTACTGCAGGGCATCAGGGAAGCCAACGACGAACGGTTGTTTATGATATATGAAGCCATACGCAGAAAAATCACAGTAGATGAGATTTTTGAACTTTCCAGAATTGACAGGTGGTTTTTATATAAAATTGAAAATTTGGTGCAGTTTGAGAATAAAATCAGAAACAGAAAAATATCCTTCGATGAATATGTTGCCGCAAAAAAACTGGGTTACACCGATGCCGCAATACGCAAAATTACAGGTTACGAACCTGATTACCATGTCTCCCCTGTTTATAAAATGGTGGATACTTGTGCCGGAGAATTTGAAGCCCAAACTCCGTATTTCTATTCAGGTTACAATCTTCCCGAAACAGGCGGGGAAAACGAAGCAGAAACCGAAGTGCCGGATGACAGAAAAACCGTTGTTGTCCTCGGTTCAGGCCCAATCAGGATCGGTCAGGGAATTGAATTCGACTATGCGGCTGTACATTGTGCAAATGCACTGCGTAAACTGGGATACAGGGTTGTAATTATCAACAATAATCCTGAAACGGTATCCACCGATTTTGACATGTCCGACAGGCTCTATTTTGAACCGCTGTACCCGGAAGACGTCCTGCATGTTATTGAGCAGGAAAATCCTGTGGGCGTGGTTGTCGCATTTGGCGGCCAGACGGCCATCAAACTTACAAAGACATTAAAAAACAAAGGAATTAACATAATAGGCACTTGTGCCGACAGCATAGACATGGCCGAGGACAGGCAACGTTTCGATGCCTTGCTCGAAAAACTTAATTTAATACGTCCCCGCGGTTTTACCGTACGCACACTGGAAGAAGCGAAAACCGCCGCGCAAACACTTGGCTATCCGGTTTTACTCCGTCCTTCCTATGTGCTGGGCGGACAAAATATGACAATAGCCTTTTCGGATGCCGATGTGGAAGAGTATATGAAAATTATTCTTGAGCAAGGCATTGAGAACCCTGTGTTGATTGATAAGTATATATCGGGCAGGGAAATTGAAATAGATGCAATTTACGACGGAACAGATGTACTTATACCCGGAATTATGGAACATATTGAACGCGCCGGCATTCACTCAGGCGACAGCATAGCCGTTTATCCCGCGACCCATATTTATGACCATATTGCAGAAAAATTAACAGACATAACAAAAAGGCTTTGCGAAGGTTTGAAAGCAATAGGAATTGTAAATATCCAATTCATTGTCAGGGATGAGGAAATTTATGTGATTGAGGTTAATCCGAGGGCATCACGTACCGTGCCGTTTCTGAGCAAAATCACCGGCATTCCGATGGTTGAACTGGCTCTACGGGTAAGTTTGGGTGAAAAGCTTAAGGATATGCCGTATGGATGCGGTATATATAAAACCTCTCCTTACACCGCGGTGAAAGTACCGGTATTTTCCTTTGAAAAGCTTGTGGATCTTGACACTCAGCTTGGACCTGAAATGAAATCCACCGGTGAAGTGATGGGAATAGGCAGAAATCTTTCCGAGGCCTTATATAAAGGGCTTGTGGCTGCAGGATATAAAATGTATAAATCAGACGGCATTTTAATCACCGTACGCAACTCTGACAAAAATGATATTACCGACGTTGCGAAAAAGTTTGACGCACTTGGGTTTGCGCTATATGCAACGGCAGGTACCGCTGAAGTTTTAAGAAAGTCTGGCCTTAATGTGACGACCGTCAGAAAAATTCACGAAAGCGAAGACAACTGCAGCACCCTCCTTGATACCGGCAAAATCAAATATATTCTCTCCACGTCCACAAAGGGCCGGATTCCTGCCAGAGACAGCGTCAAGCTCCGCCGTAAAGCCGTTTCACTGGGTATTCCGTGCCTTACCTCTGTGGATACCGCAATGGCCCTTGCGGACAGTCTCTTAAGCAGGTACAGCGAAATAAATACCGAGCTGGTTGATATCCGCAACATGCGCACTGAACGCCTGCAGATCAGGTTTACGAAAATGCAAAGCGCCGGAAACGATTATATCTATATTGATTGTTTTGAACAGCCCGTTCCTTCTCCCGAATCTCTGTCGGTTTATCTGTCCGATCGCCATTACGGAGTAGGCGGGGACGGAGTGGTTCTGATATATCGTTCTGACATCGCCGACGCCAAAATGAGAATGTTCAATATGGACGGCAGCGAAGGCGGCATGTCGGGTAACGCAATTCGGTGTGTGGGAAAATACCTGTATGATATCAAAGGTATCCGCAAAAAGAATTTAAAAATTGAAACAATCAGCGGTGTTAAAACATTATTCCTTATAACAAAGGATGGCAAAGCGGCCAGAGTTTCAGTGGATATGGGACGCCCTGAATTAAAACCCGAAAGGATTCCCGTAAAACAGTCCGAGAATATGGTAATTGCATATCCCCTTCAGGTGGGCGACACCGAATATGAAGTCACATGCCTGTCAATGGGTAACCCTCACTGCGTTGTCTTTCAAAAGAACGTCGATATTCTCGACCTCGAAACCATCGGCCCGCTGTTTGAGAACCATCAGTTCTTTCCAGAACGGGTAAATACCGAATTTGTTCAAATACTTGATGAAAAAACGATCAAAATACGGGTATGGGAGCGAGGCAACGGCGAAACCATGGCTTGTGGCACCGGAGCCTGCGCCGCGGTTGTAGCGGCAACTTTAAACGGCTTCTTGCAGAAAGGAAAGGATATTCGTGTAATCGTCAAAGGCGGGGAAGTAACGGTGAATTACTCCGAAGAAACGGTGATTCTCACCGGAGACGCTGAAATCGTATTTCATGGCACCGTATTGATTTAA
- a CDS encoding carbamoyl phosphate synthase small subunit — MKRYLILENGMIFEGKAFGASKDVIAEVVFTTAMTGYVETLTDLSYTGQAVVQTFPLIGNYGVMPEDAESGKISVSAYIVKEYCLTPSNFRSQSDLDSFLKKHGIVGMYGIDTRALTKILRRSGTMNGMITDDLNKADINAVRNYRIEKPVEKVSTKQIRRFCRNGRYRIALLDFGVKENIIRSLLKRNCDIYVLPHNTPADEILSLAPDGLFLSNGPGDPADNTEVIETLKKLLPHKIPTMGICLGHQLLALANGFRTQKLKFGHRGANHPVRDTRNGKIHITSQNHGYAVVSDSIKPDIADELFTNINDLSNEGLIYKNFPAFSVQFHPEACAGPKDTDFLFDEFIRLMEVNYAKR, encoded by the coding sequence ATGAAGAGATATCTCATTTTGGAAAACGGAATGATATTTGAAGGCAAAGCCTTCGGTGCATCAAAAGATGTTATCGCCGAAGTGGTATTCACCACTGCGATGACGGGATATGTTGAGACGCTTACCGATTTAAGCTATACCGGTCAGGCAGTAGTACAGACCTTTCCTCTTATAGGTAATTACGGAGTAATGCCTGAAGACGCGGAAAGCGGGAAAATCAGCGTATCCGCCTATATTGTGAAGGAATATTGCCTTACACCGTCGAATTTCCGCAGCCAGTCTGATCTTGACAGTTTCCTGAAAAAGCACGGCATCGTGGGCATGTACGGCATTGATACCCGTGCTCTTACCAAAATCCTTCGTCGCTCGGGCACAATGAACGGCATGATTACCGATGATTTAAACAAAGCGGATATAAATGCCGTCAGAAACTACCGCATAGAAAAGCCCGTGGAAAAGGTCAGCACAAAGCAAATTCGCCGCTTTTGCCGCAACGGGCGCTACAGAATCGCTCTTCTCGATTTCGGCGTCAAGGAGAACATTATACGGTCGCTGCTAAAACGGAACTGTGATATATATGTCCTCCCCCATAACACTCCTGCGGACGAAATTCTCAGCCTTGCGCCCGACGGCCTCTTTCTGTCAAACGGTCCGGGGGATCCCGCCGACAACACGGAAGTAATTGAAACACTGAAGAAACTGCTTCCCCATAAAATTCCGACGATGGGTATATGCCTGGGCCACCAGCTACTGGCCCTTGCCAATGGTTTCCGGACCCAAAAGCTGAAATTCGGGCATCGGGGAGCAAACCACCCTGTCCGTGACACCCGGAACGGCAAAATACATATTACATCCCAGAACCACGGGTACGCGGTTGTTTCGGACAGTATAAAGCCAGACATTGCCGACGAACTGTTTACAAATATAAACGATCTTTCGAACGAAGGACTTATTTATAAAAACTTTCCGGCGTTTTCGGTGCAGTTCCATCCTGAGGCTTGCGCCGGACCGAAGGATACCGACTTTTTGTTCGACGAATTTATCAGACTTATGGAGGTTAACTATGCCAAGAGATAA